One Mesorhizobium loti genomic window carries:
- a CDS encoding plasmid stabilization system — protein MEYRIVFHPRAEAELEQLYDDIAERASPAIAWNFVVGIRDHCLGLSTFPQRGTERVEIMPGLRIVGYRRAVSIAFAVEGERVLILGIFYAGRNITPELLEDRL, from the coding sequence GTGGAGTACCGGATTGTCTTCCACCCGAGAGCGGAAGCTGAGCTCGAACAGCTCTATGATGACATTGCCGAGCGCGCGTCACCGGCGATTGCGTGGAATTTCGTTGTCGGCATCCGCGACCATTGCCTGGGCCTGTCGACTTTTCCACAGCGTGGTACCGAGCGGGTCGAGATCATGCCCGGGCTGCGGATTGTTGGTTACCGGCGCGCCGTCAGCATTGCTTTCGCGGTCGAGGGCGAACGGGTGCTGATCCTGGGCATCTTCTACGCCGGTCGAAACATCACGCCGGAATTGCTGGAAGACCGGCTCTGA
- a CDS encoding addiction module antidote protein encodes MPNYALNDHYESFIRKQLESGRYNNASEVVRAGLRMLEDFEAERERWLREEIPGRLAELQREPAKGVPAETVFSRLEARHRAKQAKAK; translated from the coding sequence ATGCCAAATTACGCCCTGAACGACCACTATGAGAGCTTCATCAGGAAGCAGCTCGAATCAGGCCGCTACAACAATGCCAGTGAGGTTGTCCGCGCCGGCCTGCGCATGCTCGAGGATTTCGAGGCGGAGCGGGAGAGGTGGCTGCGCGAGGAAATTCCGGGACGCCTGGCCGAGCTCCAACGGGAACCGGCGAAGGGGGTTCCTGCCGAAACGGTCTTTTCCCGGCTTGAAGCGCGTCATCGCGCGAAGCAGGCGAAAGCCAAGTAG
- a CDS encoding Resolvase domain: protein MTRVALYARYSSDSQRDASIEDQLRLCREQAAREGWSVAGNYEDAAISGASTVLRPGIQHLVRDAQRGRFEVVLAEALDRISRDQADVAILFKHLKFAGVAIVTLAEGEISELHVGLKGTMNALFLKDLALKTHRGLRGRVEKGKAGGGLCYGYQVVKKLDAAGEPIRGDREIVPEEATIVRRIFREFAAGKSPKAIAVDLNKEGVAGPLGRHWGDTSVRGHVIRGTGVINNELYTGVLVWNRLHFVKDPATGKRVSRANPPAKWIRTEVPHLRIVEDELWQAVRERQKSIASQFEVVAIATRKARARKLHTMKRPVSLLSGLLTCGCCGGRYGLFTRDRYACLNHQRRGICDNGRTITREKIEQRVLAGLRERLVSADNVAEAIRAYAQETNRLNQERRAQGEQDRKALDKIERAIAGIMAAIEDGLYQPSMKARMEDLERQKAEITVRLAAAPTDVPDLHPNIATLYKKRVEQLTQALADHEDGRPAAEALRSLIGEIVLTPGDKRGEVHAELRGELFGILELAKPDPSQLSDDVMTKGASCPRNQHSTARMASSLRAVRVFADAGRRFEPVISGPQAGKAKAAGQKTQSLPQNQHKTAR, encoded by the coding sequence ATGACCCGTGTCGCACTCTATGCCCGCTATTCTTCCGACAGCCAGCGCGATGCCTCCATCGAGGACCAGTTGAGGCTGTGCCGCGAGCAGGCGGCGCGCGAGGGCTGGAGCGTGGCGGGTAACTATGAGGATGCGGCGATCTCCGGTGCCAGCACCGTGCTGCGACCAGGCATCCAGCATTTGGTGCGCGATGCCCAACGCGGCCGCTTCGAGGTGGTGCTGGCCGAGGCGCTCGATCGCATCAGCCGCGATCAGGCAGATGTGGCCATCCTCTTCAAGCATCTCAAATTCGCCGGCGTTGCCATCGTGACATTGGCCGAGGGCGAGATCAGCGAGCTGCATGTCGGCCTCAAGGGTACGATGAATGCTCTGTTCCTCAAGGACCTTGCCCTCAAGACCCATCGCGGCCTGCGGGGCAGGGTGGAGAAGGGCAAGGCCGGTGGCGGGCTGTGCTACGGCTACCAAGTGGTGAAAAAGCTGGATGCCGCAGGCGAGCCCATCCGGGGCGATCGAGAGATCGTGCCGGAGGAAGCGACTATCGTGCGTCGCATCTTCCGCGAGTTCGCCGCCGGCAAAAGCCCGAAGGCGATCGCCGTTGACCTCAACAAAGAAGGCGTTGCTGGTCCGCTCGGCCGACACTGGGGCGATACCAGCGTGCGCGGGCATGTCATCCGGGGCACCGGCGTGATCAACAATGAACTATATACCGGGGTGCTGGTTTGGAACCGCCTGCATTTCGTCAAGGATCCTGCCACCGGCAAGCGGGTCTCTCGGGCCAATCCGCCAGCCAAATGGATCCGCACCGAGGTGCCGCATCTCAGGATCGTTGAGGACGAATTGTGGCAGGCCGTGAGGGAGAGACAGAAATCCATCGCCAGCCAGTTCGAGGTGGTGGCGATCGCCACGCGCAAGGCCCGGGCGAGGAAGCTGCACACCATGAAGCGGCCGGTCTCCCTTCTTTCCGGCCTGCTTACGTGTGGCTGCTGCGGCGGGCGCTACGGGTTGTTCACACGAGACCGCTATGCCTGTCTCAACCACCAGCGCCGGGGCATCTGCGACAATGGCCGGACCATCACCCGCGAGAAGATTGAGCAGCGAGTCCTCGCAGGCCTAAGGGAAAGGCTGGTCTCGGCCGATAACGTGGCCGAGGCGATCAGGGCCTATGCCCAAGAGACCAACCGCCTCAACCAGGAGCGTCGCGCGCAAGGCGAACAGGACCGCAAAGCGCTCGACAAGATCGAGCGTGCCATCGCCGGCATCATGGCCGCGATCGAGGATGGCCTATACCAACCTTCGATGAAAGCGCGAATGGAAGACCTGGAGAGGCAGAAGGCGGAGATCACCGTGCGTCTGGCAGCGGCGCCCACTGACGTGCCCGACCTGCATCCCAACATCGCCACTCTTTATAAGAAGCGGGTCGAGCAACTCACGCAAGCGCTCGCCGACCACGAGGACGGACGTCCAGCCGCTGAGGCATTGCGCTCGTTGATCGGAGAGATCGTCCTCACACCCGGCGACAAGCGCGGCGAGGTCCATGCCGAGCTGCGCGGCGAGCTGTTCGGCATCCTCGAACTCGCCAAACCTGACCCAAGCCAACTGTCCGACGATGTTATGACAAAGGGGGCATCCTGTCCCCGCAACCAACATTCAACGGCCCGCATGGCTTCCAGCCTGCGGGCCGTTCGCGTTTTTGCTGACGCTGGCCGCCGATTCGAACCTGTCATCAGCGGCCCGCAAGCAGGCAAAGCCAAAGCCGCAGGACAGAAAACTCAAAGCCTACCCCAAAACCAACATAAAACGGCCCGCTAG
- a CDS encoding Putative ribosomal-protein-serine acetyltransferase has translation MLSPIQRWIIFGVFCLATVGFMSLEASLIWAMIDKGFSGGSTVAAVMNTTVLGGIGFLFKKLVEDTFVKPELLPMGRLHRLATDRSGIIEDGRRSNREVFETRKALVTGTLRFVEETLQGWVPGSHFELCVFVDAKEPLLFSYFDSNHDTVARSMSLREQNAKFYIEKGYEVTKVLSNPTSQPRVVGDTHDTKASYSFTTDEQRKQIRSSVLLSLDLGRPFALVVSSNVKGAFKESDAKLMSFVRYAGELIRSDLLDDGFVDEIRAMKPALFPASVPMIESNAAAKIGA, from the coding sequence ATGTTAAGCCCAATCCAGCGTTGGATTATCTTCGGTGTGTTTTGCCTCGCGACCGTGGGCTTCATGTCCCTCGAAGCGTCTCTCATCTGGGCAATGATCGACAAGGGGTTTTCGGGAGGCAGCACGGTAGCCGCCGTCATGAACACTACAGTGTTGGGTGGCATAGGATTCCTGTTTAAGAAACTGGTCGAGGATACCTTCGTTAAACCTGAACTCCTTCCCATGGGCAGGTTGCATCGTCTTGCAACGGACCGAAGCGGCATTATCGAGGATGGTCGCCGCAGCAATCGGGAGGTTTTTGAAACGCGCAAGGCATTGGTGACCGGTACGCTGCGATTTGTCGAAGAAACGCTTCAGGGCTGGGTTCCCGGCTCTCACTTCGAGCTTTGCGTGTTCGTCGATGCAAAAGAGCCACTGCTGTTCAGCTACTTCGACTCTAACCATGATACAGTGGCGCGCAGCATGTCTCTTCGTGAACAGAACGCAAAATTCTATATCGAGAAGGGCTACGAGGTGACCAAGGTCTTGTCAAACCCCACCTCGCAGCCGCGCGTAGTCGGCGATACCCACGACACCAAGGCAAGCTATTCGTTCACGACGGACGAACAGCGCAAGCAGATCAGGTCGTCGGTACTTCTTAGCTTGGATTTGGGACGGCCGTTCGCGCTTGTTGTGTCTAGCAATGTCAAAGGCGCATTCAAGGAGAGCGACGCCAAACTAATGTCATTCGTCCGTTATGCCGGAGAACTCATACGTTCCGACCTGCTGGACGACGGGTTCGTTGACGAAATCCGCGCGATGAAGCCCGCATTGTTTCCGGCTAGCGTGCCGATGATCGAGAGTAACGCGGCTGCGAAGATCGGTGCGTGA
- a CDS encoding Deoxyadenosine kinase: MIIWLSGPTGAGKTTMAGLLATVGYSVVRESAPSQLFADFVKDPGQYCSQVQEAIMRSRHSQWKALPDRKKVVFDRSIDEDFSIFCRMHGMSGLIDDETLQRLRVLCREFKEDMPVPDLILYLSADIETLAGRIKGHPKVIRDHLGTQLKLYDEWISGRPESLVRLDNSKCRLEILINAF; encoded by the coding sequence TTGATAATTTGGCTCTCGGGGCCGACAGGGGCCGGCAAGACAACAATGGCTGGATTGCTCGCAACGGTTGGGTACAGCGTGGTCCGTGAGTCTGCGCCTTCTCAGCTTTTCGCTGATTTCGTGAAGGACCCGGGACAATACTGCTCGCAGGTTCAAGAAGCGATTATGCGTTCCAGGCACTCTCAATGGAAGGCTTTGCCCGACCGGAAAAAGGTGGTGTTTGACCGTAGTATTGACGAGGATTTTTCGATCTTTTGCCGGATGCATGGCATGTCGGGCCTTATTGACGACGAAACGCTTCAAAGGCTGAGGGTTCTCTGTCGTGAATTTAAAGAAGATATGCCTGTTCCCGACTTGATCCTCTACCTCTCCGCCGACATTGAAACGCTTGCGGGTCGCATAAAAGGTCACCCCAAAGTAATCCGGGACCATCTAGGCACACAGTTGAAATTGTACGATGAATGGATTTCGGGTCGCCCCGAGAGTCTTGTAAGGCTCGATAATTCGAAATGTCGGCTTGAGATCCTAATCAACGCCTTTTAG